Proteins encoded in a region of the Polyodon spathula isolate WHYD16114869_AA chromosome 9, ASM1765450v1, whole genome shotgun sequence genome:
- the slco2b1 gene encoding solute carrier organic anion transporter family member 2B1, which produces MTAASALMESSGEGNTRRRCSKNPFYSIKFFLFCHGLLQLAQLLVSGYLKSSISTIEKRYGLSSQTSGMLTSFNEVGNTVLIVFVSFFGSRVHRPRFIGIGALIASLAGFLMASAHLITSPYEYDHSLANHQDNNTDICQLSPLIAQFSTMPSKGNDHEHKSILALMFIGQLLLGIGGVPIQPFGISYIDDYASERNSPLYIGMLFAITTTGPALAFMMGSAMLRFYVDIDKVSHDRIDITTSDPRWVGAWWLGFLVSASFLAVTCIPYFFFPREMPKEGSELRTSENKTKKGLIKEGKTKADSLKDLTLLEFIKSFPKILLRTLRSPIFLLVVLAEVNLSAMVAGLATFMAKFLERQFTVTASFANLLIGGVNIPVAVLGIVTGGAIMKRLHMSLKRSALMSTVSLFICVLLATPLLFIGCSTQKVAGVNTEYLNGYLDNKTPECISNCSCRTEAFNPVCGSDGVEYRSPCHAGCRNVTLETMGKTKEPKVLTYTDCSCISTDPSKAIATPSQCGSSCSHLLLPFMVLSALAGFVASFSHTPSFMMILRSVPREDKSLALGIQFMMLRVLAWMPGPVLFGSAIDTACISWETKFSKRASCRYYDNDLFRQRYLGLQLLFECGAFFCFLMVFIILSKLKKERVGKKNPEICKVTEQLVLDKSSNSSVC; this is translated from the exons ATGACTGCTGCAAGTGCCCTAATGGAGAGTTCTGGTGAGGGAAATACCAGAAGAAGATGCAGCAAGAACCCATTTTACAGTATAAAG ttttttttgttctgtcaTGGGCTGCTTCAGCTTGCTCAGCTACTGGTCTCTGGATATCTCAAAAGCTCCATTTCAACTATTGAGAAAAGATATGGACTTTCCAGTCAAACTTCAGGGATGCTGACTTCTTTTAATGag GTTGGCAACACTGTACTGATAGTGTTTGTCAGTTTCTTTGGCAGCAGAGTACATAGACCTCGCTTCATTGGAATAGGAGCACTGATTGCCAGCTTGGCTGGATTCCTGATGGCCTCAGCACACTTAATAACTAGCCCCTATGAATATGATCACTCTCTTGCAA ATCATCAGGATAACAACACTGATATTTGCCAGTTGAGTCCCTTGATCGCACAGTTCAGTACAATGCCATCGAAAGGCAATGACCATGAGCACAAGAGCATCCTGGCCCTCATGTTTATCGGTCAGCTCCTGTTAGGAATTGGTGGAGTGCCTATCCAACCGTTTGGAATCTCCTACATTGATGACTATGCCAGTGAAAGGAATTCTCCACTGTATATTG GTATGTTGTTTGCCATAACCACCACTGGACCAGCTCTGGCATTTATGATGGGATCTGCCATGTTGCGCTTCTATGTAGATATAGACAAGGTTTCTCATG ATAGGATTGATATAACTACTAGTGATCCGCGTTGGGTGGGAGCTTGGTGGCTTGGTTTCCTAGTTTCTGCCAGTTTTCTTGCAGTTACTTGCATTCCTTATTTCTTCTTCCCAAGAGAGATGCCAAAAGAG GGCAGTGAATTGAgaacatctgaaaataaaacaaagaaaggactAATAAAAGAAGGGAAAACTAAGGCCGATTCACTAAAAGACCTCACTCTGTTGGAATTCATCAAAA GTTTCCCTAAAATTTTGCTGAGGACCTTGAGAAGCCCCATTTTTCTGCTGGTGGTGTTGGCTGAAGTTAATTTGTCTGCCATGGTTGCTGGACTAGCTACATTCATGGCCAAGTTTCTGGAAAGGCAATTTACTGTCACAGCATCTTTTGCAAACTTATTGATTG GAGGCGTAAATATCCCCGTAGCTGTTTTGGGAATTGTCACTGGTGGTGCAATCATGAAGAGGCTGCACATGTCACTAAAGCGCTCAGCTTTGATGAGTACAGTTTCACTTTTTATCTGCGTTTTGTTGGCCACCCCTCTGCTCTTCATTGGATGCTCCACGCAGAAAGTTGCTGGAGTCAATACTGAATATTTAAATGG ATATCTTGATAATAAGACACCAGAATGCATCAGTAATTGTTCTTGCCGGACGGAggctttcaatcctgtgtgtggTTCAGATGGAGTTGAGTATAGATCTCCATGTCATGCTGGCTGTAGAAACGTTACTCTTGAAACTATGGGGAAGACCAAGGAACCAAAAGTCTTG ACCTACACAGACTGCAGTTGCATCTCTACAGATCCTTCCAAAGCCATTGCTACTCCAAGCCAATGTGGCAGCAGCTGCTCCCACCTTCTTTTACCCTTTATGGTGTTATCAGCCTTGGCAGGCTTCGTTGCGTCTTTCTCACACACTCCATCCTTTATGATGATATTACG GTCAGTCCCAAGAGAAGACAAATCCCTAGCACTGGGAATTCAGTTCATGATGCTGAGAGTTCttg ctTGGATGCCAGGGCCGGTTCTGTTTGGCAGTGCTATTGACACGGCATGTATTTCATGGGAGACCAAATTTAGCAAGAGGGCTTCCTGCAGATATTATGACAATGATCTTTTCAGACAAAG ATACCTCGGCCTGCAGCTCCTGTTTGAATGTGGTGCCTTCTTTTGTTTTCTGATGGTTTTCATAATCCTGTCAAAGTTGAAGAAAGAACGAGTGGGGAAGAAGAATCCTGAAATCTGTAAAGTCACTGAGCAGCTGGTTTTGGACAAATCCAGTAACTCCTCGGTGTGTTGA